CTGCGCGTCCGGCGGCGTGGCGGCCAGCTTCTCCAGCTCCTCGTCGACCGCGGCCAGCACCCGCTCCGCGGAGACGTCCGGCGAGTGGATGGCGGTGATCGAGAAGGTGTCCGGGTCGCGCGCCTCGAACGGGCCGAACAGGCCCGCGCCCGCGCCGATGTCGGTGACCAGCGGCTCGCGGTGCACCAGCCGCTGCTGCAGCCGGGAGCCGTCGCCGTCGGTCAGCACGCCGGCCAGCACCAGGTTCGCGAGGTAGGCGTCCAGCTCGCCGACCGGGTCCGGCATCCGGTAGCCGACGGCCAGCGCGGGCAGCGGCGCGTGCGGATCGGTGTGCTGGCCGCGGACCTCGCCTGCGGGCGGCGCCTCGGCGAACGAGCGCTTCGGCGGCGCCGGGCGGTGCGGCACGTCGCCGAAGTGCTTCTCGATCAGGTCGCGCGCCCGGTCCGGCTCGAAGTCGCCCGCGACGGTGAGCACCGCGTTGGCCGGCGAGTAGTAGGTGTCGAAGAAGGCCGCGCAGTCGTCCAGGCTGGCCTGCTCCAGGTCGGTGAAGTCGCCGTAGCCGTTGTGCGCGTTGGGGAACGTCGAGTAGAGCACCGGCGGCAGGAGGATCCACGGGAACCCGCCGTAGGGCCGGTTCAGCACGTTGAGGCGGATCTCCTCCTTCACCACGTCGATCTGGTTGGCGAGGTTCTCCCGCGTCAGCTTCGGCGCGCGCATGCGGTCGGCCTCGAGGAACAGCGCGCGCTCCAGTGCCGCGGAGGGCAGCACCTCGTAGTAGTCGGTGTAGTCCGGGTGGGTCGACCCGTTGAAGGTGCCGCCGCTGGACTGCACGATCTTGAAGTGCGCGAGCTTCTCCAGGCTCTCGCTGCCCTGGAACATCAGGTGCTCGAACAGGTGCGCGAACCCGGTGCGCCCCTCCGGCTCGGAGCGGAAGCCCACGTCGTAGTGCACGGCGACGCCGACAACCGGAGCGGTCGGGTCCGGCGCGAGCACTACGCGCAGGCCGTTGTGCAGGGTGAAGCGGGAGGTCTCGGCCATGGGCCCCACCATACGGCCATCACGGGGCCGGGGTCCGGCGACGGTCCTGCAGGGCAACGAGGAATTCACCGAGAGCGAACGCGGTGTCCGGCGCCGGCCGCCCGAGGGCCAGCGCGTAGGGCACGAAGCGGTCACCGGCGGGCAGTTCGGCCGGGTCACGCAGGCGCCGGGCGAGGGTGCGGCCGCGGCTCGTTCGATCCGGGAGGTGCCGGGCGGCGAGCGCCAGTGCGAGCCCGGTGAGCGTGAGGATCACGCCGAGCTGCGCGTAGCCGGCGGTGAGCGCGAGCACGATCGTCAGGAACAGGCCGTAGCAGGTGATCCGGATGCCGGCCCGGCGCGCGCGGCCGGGCGGGCGGAGCCAGCCGCGGCGGATCGCGTCGGCTTCGAGGTCCTGGCGGGGGTCGTCGCCGGCGAGGACGCGGCGCTCGAATCCGGTGAGCCGGTCGTCGGGCGGGTGGGCCGGTCCGGCGTCCGGCCCGAGGTAGCCGCGGATCGCCAGGTCGACGGCGGTGACGACCACCGGGTCGGCGCCGCGGAGCAGGGCGATGTGGCCGGGCAGAACACCGTCCGGGGTGGCGAACGGCTCGGCGGTGAACCCGGACGGCAGCGGCCGGCCTTCGCGGCGGGCGAGCAGGAGCGACACCGCCCCGGCGAGGAGCAGGAGCCCGAAGGCGGCCCATGCGGTCGCGACCGGCGCGGTGAGCGCGAACGCGCCGGCCAGGGTCTTCGCCGGCTGGATGCGGGCGTTGGCGGGGACCGTGCCTGCTGGCAGGTCGACCGCGATGTCCAGCGTCTGCCCGGGTTCCAGGCGCTGGACGGCGAAGCGGGTGAGGCCGGTCTGGTCGTTCTGCGCGGCGGTGCAGCCGGTGCAGCGAACGCCGATCGCGATGCGCGGCGCGGCGAAGCTCGCGCGGACGAGCGTGCGGGCGGTGTCCCAGCCCTCCAGGGTCCAGGTCACCTCGAGGCGGTCACCGGCGTCCCGGACCGCACCGTCCACTGTGTACCGGAGGATGGCGGTGCCGGGGTTGAGGGTGACGGTGACGGCGTCCGCGCGCCGCTCGGCCGATCCGGAGCCCTCGATGGCGAGGTCGCGAAGGGTGTGCACGCGGTCGCGGTGGTCGCCGGACGGCACGCGGAGCCGGATGGTCCGGGTGGTGCGGTGCTGCACGTCGACCGCTTCCACGACCGAGAGCGAGCCATCCGGCTGGAGCCGCATCTCGATCTCGGCGCCGTTCGGCAGGGCGGGCAACGGGGGCGTGATCAGCACCAGGGCGGCGCACAGCCATCGCACCCGCGCAGGTTAGCGGGCGAGCAGGCGCGCGATGGCGGCGGTGATGTCGGCGGCGAGCCGGTCGTCGACCGGGGCGTGCTTGCTGAGCAGGCGGTACCACATCGTGCCGAACGCGAAGTCGACGACGAGCGGGAGCGGGACGTTCTCGGCGAGCTGCCCCGCCTCGACGCCCTGCCGCAGGAACCGGTGCAGGACGTCGCGCCGCGGGCCGATGACCGTGCCCTGCAACCGGTCCGACAACGCGGGGTCGTTCTGGGCCTCGGCCATCAGGCCGACCAGCGCGCGCCCGGTCGACTCGTGGGTGAGCGCGAACGTGCGGGCGAGGATCCGCTCGATGTCGCGCAGGGCGTCGCCGGTGTCCTCGTCGAGCCGCGGTTCGCGTTCGCGGAGGTCGATGAGGGCGTCCAGCAGCACCTGCGCCTTGTCCGGCCACCAGCGGTAGACGGTCTGCCGCCCGACACCGGCCTCGTCGGCGATCGCCTTGATCGTCACCTGCTGGTAGCCGTCGCGGTGGCAGATGCGCAGGGCGGTGTCCAGGATCGCGCGCCGGGCCTCTTCGCTGCGGGGGCGTCCTCTCATGCGGGGAACTTTACAAGACACCTTGCCTCGAATATGTTTACGGTGCACAGTGTCTCGAAATTTGAGGAGATCGTGACCGAACGAGTCGTGATCCTGGGTGGCACCTCGGG
The window above is part of the Amycolatopsis thermoflava N1165 genome. Proteins encoded here:
- a CDS encoding TetR/AcrR family transcriptional regulator: MRGRPRSEEARRAILDTALRICHRDGYQQVTIKAIADEAGVGRQTVYRWWPDKAQVLLDALIDLREREPRLDEDTGDALRDIERILARTFALTHESTGRALVGLMAEAQNDPALSDRLQGTVIGPRRDVLHRFLRQGVEAGQLAENVPLPLVVDFAFGTMWYRLLSKHAPVDDRLAADITAAIARLLAR
- a CDS encoding M16 family metallopeptidase; amino-acid sequence: MAETSRFTLHNGLRVVLAPDPTAPVVGVAVHYDVGFRSEPEGRTGFAHLFEHLMFQGSESLEKLAHFKIVQSSGGTFNGSTHPDYTDYYEVLPSAALERALFLEADRMRAPKLTRENLANQIDVVKEEIRLNVLNRPYGGFPWILLPPVLYSTFPNAHNGYGDFTDLEQASLDDCAAFFDTYYSPANAVLTVAGDFEPDRARDLIEKHFGDVPHRPAPPKRSFAEAPPAGEVRGQHTDPHAPLPALAVGYRMPDPVGELDAYLANLVLAGVLTDGDGSRLQQRLVHREPLVTDIGAGAGLFGPFEARDPDTFSITAIHSPDVSAERVLAAVDEELEKLAATPPDAQELAKVTARWSASLHAEHDRLMSRTLSLGAFELLYGDPSLVSRLPDRMAAVTGEDVAAAAKALRPDSRAVLLVEPEGGAK
- a CDS encoding DUF2207 domain-containing protein; protein product: MRWLCAALVLITPPLPALPNGAEIEMRLQPDGSLSVVEAVDVQHRTTRTIRLRVPSGDHRDRVHTLRDLAIEGSGSAERRADAVTVTLNPGTAILRYTVDGAVRDAGDRLEVTWTLEGWDTARTLVRASFAAPRIAIGVRCTGCTAAQNDQTGLTRFAVQRLEPGQTLDIAVDLPAGTVPANARIQPAKTLAGAFALTAPVATAWAAFGLLLLAGAVSLLLARREGRPLPSGFTAEPFATPDGVLPGHIALLRGADPVVVTAVDLAIRGYLGPDAGPAHPPDDRLTGFERRVLAGDDPRQDLEADAIRRGWLRPPGRARRAGIRITCYGLFLTIVLALTAGYAQLGVILTLTGLALALAARHLPDRTSRGRTLARRLRDPAELPAGDRFVPYALALGRPAPDTAFALGEFLVALQDRRRTPAP